One Patescibacteria group bacterium genomic region harbors:
- a CDS encoding dihydrofolate reductase family protein: protein MKVILYATSTINGYIAKEKDETPWSNETWQAYYDLVKEKGNIIVGKRTYEIMKIIDEFEKLNYPFTVVVSSLVPPHQVNEKTIFVNTPREALEVLKSKGFKEVIVGGGGILNSSFLRGDLIDEIYLDLEPLIFGRGIKLFSETETEAKLKLLAVKKITENVLRLHYQVVK from the coding sequence ATGAAAGTCATTTTATACGCCACATCAACCATCAATGGTTATATTGCTAAAGAAAAAGACGAGACGCCCTGGTCAAATGAAACCTGGCAAGCCTATTATGATTTAGTCAAAGAAAAGGGCAACATTATTGTTGGCAAAAGAACTTATGAAATTATGAAGATTATTGATGAATTTGAAAAATTGAATTATCCCTTTACCGTTGTTGTCTCGAGTTTAGTGCCACCCCATCAAGTCAATGAGAAAACAATTTTTGTTAACACACCGAGAGAAGCTTTAGAAGTTTTGAAAAGTAAAGGTTTTAAAGAAGTGATAGTCGGTGGCGGCGGTATATTGAACAGCAGTTTTCTCCGCGGCGACCTGATTGATGAAATCTACCTTGATCTCGAGCCGTTAATTTTTGGTCGGGGTATTAAACTTTTTTCTGAAACTGAAACAGAAGCAAAATTAAAGTTGTTAGCCGTGAAGAAAATTACGGAAAACGTTCTTCGTCTTCATTACCAAGTTGTTAAATAA